In the Zingiber officinale cultivar Zhangliang chromosome 5A, Zo_v1.1, whole genome shotgun sequence genome, TGTACCATCCCACATAGTTATCTCATTTTTTCACCCTCCCTCAATCTCACTTGTATTTTGATGACTAGAAATGAAACTTCATGCTTTGCACGCTTCTTGCTAAAAGATATTAACTGAACTTTTTTTATGAGCTGATAGTGTCTCATGCAAATAATATGGGAATACTGCAGCAAACTTCGCTGGCATTGTTACTAGGAGCAATGTTGTGTTAGCCTATGCTGATTTACCTCTGACTTGAGAGGTGATAGGAGGAGTATTGGTCTTTCTGAAGAGATACATCCTTAGATAGAAGAGGCATAAAGCTTAATGCTAGTTTTCCATGATGTTTTATCTAATATAATCAATTATTTGCATAACCTATCTACCTTATATAATCAAGTGAATTTAGACAACAGTATATCCGAAAGTAGCATAGTACTTCTATCAaatgtttaaaataatattttgttgttgttgaatttgtTCTTGTATTGTTCACATCACATCCTACTTAAAGCTTTATCAAGAAATAATTCACATTATATATAAGCTTATATTCTCATATGAACAAGAACAAAAATCCGAGATGAAGTTAAATAGTTTCAACAGAAAACCTTGAAAACCAAAATAATGACAACAATTGTGAGGAACATCAGAAGTTGTCATTGAACAAGAGTCATTGAACAGATAGCAAAAACCTTACCTTTTCATCGAGGCTAGTAATCAAAGGAGCAATTTGAATCTTCTGCTTCTTCCTGTAAACTGTCTTCCTAAGCATCCAAAATCCCAAAACTGCAGCGGCAATGGAGATAGGCCAAGCCGGTTTCACCTTAGAGAACGGTAAGAGCTCAAAGGGAAGCTTCCACCAAAGCACCCCTTTCTTCTCATCGTCCATTTTCACCGAAGAATCACAGCTCGCATCTTGTGTGCTCGTGTGTACGCCAGAATCCTCTTCATCGGTAACTGCAAACCCCGCCATTCTCCCTTCGATCTCGCCAGTTCCCTCAGGAACCActgcttcctcctcctcctcctcctcctcctctctgttGGTGATCTCGTGCTCATCTTTAGGTATCACAAAACGCAACCTTCGGTTATCCAGGGAATCACCGGAGCAAGACCGGCCCAAGTGATCGCTGAAGTGAGAGTTCGACTGCGGATCAACGGAAACAGGGTTATCGGAATCCTCGAGCTTACTCCCTTCGTCGTCGGCGAATTCAAACCACGCGGCTCCTTCCTGGCCCTTCTCCCCAGAATCAAGTATGCAGTTGTCGAATTCGATGATCCCGTCCTCCGCCGAGTTCTTGACGGAGAGGATCTCCCAATCCTCGAGGTCGTCGAGGTGGCCTTCCATGGCGTCGAAACCGATCCGGACAGCGCGAGAGATGAGAAGGGAGGCacagaattatatatatatatattaaaaaaacgtAAAATCAGAAATTAGATGCGCAGATGAAGACACGATAGAGCAAATGGACGGGCGATATAACTTGTTCTGCACGAATCGTAACGGCATGTGACTCTTGAAGCGATGAATCGTGAAATTACGGGGATACGAATATCTTCATATTCGCAATTTGACGTTACGCTGAGACTTTATTGGATATATAAAATACGATCCGATTCGGTTAAACGCCCTATTCGTCCCCAGCATGGTTCATATGGTAAAAACGATTTACTTATCCTCTAATACagagaaaataaattataaataattattaatcatTAGTACATGTGATCAAATATAAAAGAAGATATACTTAAATACGTCATATTTTAATCTAAAAATCTAAATATCCTATATTTTAACTATGGCACCAccttaaaagataaaatttaccAGCCCATGAATCTTGTTGTTCACGCTTATTGAAGAACAGGGGGAACAAATATCAGAAGTGCTCCTCGCCGGTGGATTTTGAATAGGAAAAATATCTTTTAGATTAATTTACTGGAGTCTATGTAAATTGTGCTACATTAACGtgtatctctaaaattaattgaataaaatttagatatttaGATTATTAGAAAAACATATCAAGAAGGAAGGTGGTAGATTTGGATTTATCATTAATCAAGTGGTTACTTTATATTTGGGATCTTATATATATTTTAGACATCTGATCGTCGATGGATGTTATATTGAAGATGACGGAGTGATTTAAGTCAGATGAAAGGGTGACTAGAGTGTTAGATTTTTTTAGACATCCTAACCCTAACAAGTCTTTTTATATTTAGGATTTTATGTTTTAGACATCTGGTCGTCGGTGAATGTTATATTGAAGATGACATGGTTTGAGTGAGATGAAGGGATGACTATATAGagcattagattttttttagacaTCCTAATCTAAcaaggtggcaaaaggtgaatacgttcactCCCAGCGTTCCCTGAATATGTTCACTCCCAGCGTTCCCGTCAACCCATCTCAGGGTCAACAcagaagaggtaaatcatggacgattactaacctttggaataatgactaacctTATATATAAATGATGTAGATGTTGAATACCCAATCAATTCTGGATGTTGACATAAAGATGTCTTATCATCAAGGATAGATGAGATTATCTCGAGAATAGAATACACTTTCACCTATAGATAAGAATAAACTATTTCCTCCATTTTTAACATGAAATAACTATTTATGAAAGGATGTTACGAGTATTTAGGCATTGTTTCAATGATGGATGTTTATCGATTAAGATCGgacattgtatatatatatatatatatatatatatatatatatatatagagagagagagagagagagagagagagagagacgaaGCCACGTGAGGGCTATACTGGGCTATAGCCCAGCCCTCATGTGACTTTATCTGcattaaaaattattagaaatttaatataataataatgattaaattatatgatatatctttgttaaaattattttttaaaatttttcttaattatattattcttagcttattaactgtagtttatatataaataaattaattaattaaataattaattaaatgatgcaGACAAAATCaagatattaatttaattaaaatcgaaTTTGTCTTGGGTTATGCATCAGTTCaattcttatctacaatatatttATAGAGATTTTTTTATTCCAAATGGGATGTGCAATCAAGGGATGGTAGACTTCTTGACCGCTCACCATTAGCCTTTCCCAATTTACCGTGACACTCAATGGAAAACTTTTATGGGATCGGACTAGTCACCCCATATTTGACGTTTCCTAACCTAGTTAATCATTttttgatttaaaattaaatttgggtCAAACAAAATACATCGAGTAGGTGCGAAGATAAGGAGCATGTTGGttgaaatcaaaattaatttggaTTTGATTTGATAAAGTTCCTACTGAATCAAATTAGGGAATTTCTAAGAAAATCcattctctcctttttttttaaatttttttattctctTCCTCGTATGCAGCCTCGCTCCCATTGTCTCACACGTAAGCCTTCACTCACGGCCACGACAACTCCCTCCATAGCTAGGCCCTCTCTCGAGGCATAGTTGTCAACATGGCCACCCTCGGCTGCCATGATGTAGTAGACGTGTCCTCCACATTGGCCCTTATGAGTTATGTCTACGCCGGAGCCGAACAATTATGGATGGAGGTCCTATGCGAGACACTTGAGCATGGTCTCGCGCCACTCTCGCTCGTTAACCAACTATCTCTACCACACCATTAACAACACATTCTCTAACACTACATCAGTGGCCAAACCTTTCACCACCTTCAAATTTTCAATGTCTACGAATTAGATATCATTAtccataaattaatttaataatttcataaataatgaaaaaattattcaataaaaatttaaaataggtatatatatatatatatatatatatatacaaatttgTTATCCTGCGCGACGCCACAATGCGCGATTGTGCGCGCCGCGCAGGATAacaattgtttttattttttttatttttttttaatttatgaattaaaaaaataattaaaaaaaatataaaataaaatatttttttaagagtttatttttagggttcaggctttggttgtagtattaaagttattttctttttagattttacctctggggtttaggcttcccaattaggttatagtgtttggttttttaaaaaaaataaaataaaattaatttaagcatttattgagtattgtaatatgttaaggggatatattaaggtattaaaaatttatataaggaaatgtttaattttttaattgattttttaaatttaaaatattaaaaaaaaacaaaaacaaaaaaaaaaacttatcacAGACCGATCAatacatatcctgatcggtctgtggaccgatcaggacatatcctgatcggtctgggacatGCGTCACGCACAGTCGCGCATCTTAAGTCCCGCAGGAtatcatttctctctctctctctctctatatatatatatatatatatatattttgtatggaagactagaaatagaaatttgtttGATGAGAATTAGTTGAATAATGAATGAGTAGGTAAAGATATTATAATTTATCAGACATTAAATACTGCTGATTGATCCCGTCCGAAGgttgagtcggacggaggctggtcgcggtggcctggttgttaacggaaagtcgtaggtgatccggctcccacgggtggatgacgctgctgcaggaccctgccacactcagacaatcctccttccacgttagagaccgaaacccagggaaaaagtccccagattaggccctccgacgctcaagtcaggtcatttttccccagaaaaagcagagagagcgaaaatgaaaagttgtgaaAGGAAAAAATGACGAGAGAGCGCATACCCCCGTACGAGGAATCTCttcctttttatgcacccgcctcgCTTCTAGAAtctgccatcctgtcagaaaacgttagacgctagGCTTTGTCGTATATTCCCGACACCTGTCGTGCCGCGATTGGTCgtgaaagcatcttcttgtttaggaacctccgcctttacacaggggttttgtcttgtagtgaaggACACTCGTCAGGCTACTATTGGTTATGAAAGCATCTTCTcctttaggaacctccgccttcgcacatctcAGTGGTATGTAATGCttacccttgacggacaattgGGATCCTCCGATTTCTGCTCAGCTTAGCTCATCTGATCTATTCCGGCCTGCACCTGCCTCGTGCCCTCCGATTGGATCCAGCCTCTAAGCGGCACCTGCCAGTCGGGCTGACTCCGACCAGCTCTGCTGCTTCCGACCCGTGAGTCGTGACTTGCACTTTCGGGTCTTCGAATCGCAGACCTGCGGACCGAGCCATCTCTACACAGCCCTATTGCTTCCGACCTGTGATTGTTTCCTGTCCCTCGACCATAGGCCTGTAGATTGAgctgcctctgcttagctctgccaatcccgacctgcctctgcccggttctgccgatcccgacctgcctctgcgctttgtatttcctggccctcaaccgcaggcctgtagatcgagctgtttcTGATCAGTCTGACGATTCCGACCCGTGACTTGTACTTCCAgtccttcgaatcgcaggcctgtggATCGGGCcatctctaaacagctctgccgatcccgacccgtgACTTGTACCTCGCCTGTCGTCTCTCTTCGTTCTCCTACTGCTTTGCCCCTTCGATCAACAAGTCTGTCTGGCCTCTGGCTACCCCCTATGCTCAACTCTGACCGCCCCGTCAGCTTGAGTATTTGACCGCcaagtcaccttgactattgactgccacatcctcttgacttttgaccgccatatggccttgacccttctccCCTTTCCTTCTGGGGGCCCTGAattaccaaccgtatcacaagcctcccccacaagtctagtcgaaggaggacgacagtttgactgactagacctccgcacatctctgtgacctcagcatatctctgtggcCTCAGCATATCTCCGTGTTtctacctcagcatatctctgtgacctcagcatatctctgtgcgCTCTACTTCCTGCCTCACGTGTCAACCTTTGTGTCGCGTCGCCTGGACTCTCACATCAACCTTTGTGTCGCgtcgcctgggataccatgcctccttaattgcgTCGCCGGTCGCTTGGGGCGCAGTTCCCACGGagttgctttgacttggccatctgccttctttataaagagcctcatgGTCACCTCTTTATTCCATCCTTCCTCTTTCACGCCCTCCTACTTCCTTTTGCTAACCCGTGTTCCACCAGCTTCTTTCCCACACGATGCATTCTCCTTCTTCTGAGGAGGTTGATCAACCACCCTCCCAAGTGATGATAAATCAACTCGCCTCGCTACTTGCCGCGAGGGAACGCGAACTGGAGCGCGTGTCCCAAGAGCGGGCTCGCCAGACGGCTGCCCTGCACTCCATGGAAGCTTAGTATCGTGTCGCGAAGTTTTGCGTGCATGCtgagaaggcgaggaaagaggaatgccaggctagcctgcagcgccaACTTAGCCTCCAAGAACGTTTGCAGCAAGAGCATGAGGCGGAGTTATCCCTTCTCCGTACGTGCCTTGACGTCAAGCAAGACACGATCGGAGCTGGCTCGGGCTTTGAACGCCCCTGAGTCTCCGGCTAGCTCTTCACGCGGaagtgctcattctccatgaccaATCCCTTCCCCGAGTTAAAGCTGGTCTGAGggatagttgtctcagtggctcatTTCCTGCAAGACGTTCCCGCTTGTAGCCTTAGCTGTATCGCCTGCTTATTGAACAGTGCTGCTGTACTTGTATATCTGTCCCCTTCTGGCATAGtctttcctgctcaattttcatctagcaagcatttTTAGAAATTGGCCCGTATGTAAGAAACAAGAGTTGTATCATGGCTCATCTTTATGTATGAATTTGTGATAATAAAATCAACATAGTGTTTGAAAATAAAAACTGTAACGAATGTGCAAAACCTGCTTTCGCAGTTAATATTGGTGCTTTATGGATGTGGTGGCTGGCCTCCCGCATTCCGTGCCTTGcatgtttgctgcatatttgcaatttgcataaaGGAGCTAAAATAAAGCCAGATGTAGTTACCCTGCTTATCGGCGGACGTCCCGCTCATCGTGAGGCATATCTATCTGCACGGTCGTTATGCGTGGATGCCGGGTTCGCTTATGATTCTCGCAGGGGAGATGATCTTTGATtcccgcatgggagccgacctgaaaggtcgttgggcgtgagaacagagctcacttttaattctcgcatgggagccgaccagaaaggtcgttgggcgtgagaacagagctcacttataactcgcactgaggcgagtaagaggtcgttgggcgtgagcatagggctcacttataattctcgcatgggagccgacctgaaaggtcgttgggcgtgagaacagagctcacttataactcgcactggggcgagagtctgggactaccgacctaaaaggtcgttgggcgtgagcatagggctcacttataattctcgcatgggagccgacctgaaaggtcgttgggcgtgagaacagagctcacttataactcgcactggggcgagagtgaaaggtcgttgggcgtgagcacagggctcacttataattcttgCATGGGAGCCGAAGGTCGCGTGAGAACACTTATAACTCGCGACCGCGAGAGTTCGACCACCGACCTAAAGGTCACATGGCTCACTTATAATTTTCAGATGGGAGCCGACCGAAGGTCGCtacgtgagaacagagctcacttataactcgtgaccgggcgagacctaaaaggtcgttgggcgtgagcaccgggctcacttataattctcgcatgggagccgacttgAAGGTGGCGTGAGAaggagctcacttataactctcgatgggagccgaccgaaggtcgctgaacagagctcacttataactcgcactggggcgagagtctgggatactccagtccgagaccggtggcgacggcgctggtccgagaccaataataatactccggtccgagaccggtggcgatggcgctggtccgagaccagtaatgatactccggtccgagaccggcgGTGATGGCGCTGGTCTGAGACCTGTAATGATATTCCACACGGCGAAGGCATAGATGTATCgctcttctccgccttcatccGTCTCGCCTACGCCGACCTCATTGCTTTGGTTGATCTGGTCGTTATTGCTGGCTTTGGGCTTACTCATTCGCGTCGCGTTTCTCCCTGCAATTGCATTGTCTATGGTATAGAATTAAGAATAGAGAAGTGAGCGTATAGACCTTACTCAACCCTTGGGTCGTGGTACCCTTGCTGACCCCGCCGTTCTCGCGATGCGCTTGGTTAGCTGATCGGATCAGGGACCGCCTACGCAGAGCTGCTTGCTCGGCCGATTCGAGTGAGGAACACACCCACATGCCTGTTTGTTACTTTTCTGCTCTGGCAATCATTCCCGCTGACCTGCCCTGTCTTGGTTGCGACCTTTTTGAATTGCCTGGATTCTACAGCTTCACGAAACTTCCCGCCTAGCCTTGAACCTTTCacgaagaatgcttcttttttgAGGCCACGCCCTTTCATGATTACTTGGCCTTGTTTATCTTTAATGCATTTCTTCTCGCGATGACACCTGTCCGACGCCTTTACGGCGCACGCCTCCTGACGCCAGCCTCTGACCCTTTTTTGCACCCTTCACGTTGCcccaaaaagatactcggctcgactctcgatgtttcctaggaatgaatgggctttataaaccctaaaggcagtctgCTTTCCTTACTTTGACGCTTCGCTATCCTCCTCCCTTCGTTCGCGGCCGTTTCTAGCAGTGCAACTCCTCGTCTTCCTGCTTGCGCCCGACCTGTGACCCCTCTTGTCTTCATCCCCCTCACCTGCTTGCTCCTCGTaatcatggatggtaaggaactcttctggtattcacgttacatctctgatttagaccatcacgACCTGTCTTCACTGCAATCCAACTTGGGGCTAGGCGCCGCCTATGAGTTTCGTCTTCCCTCGTCAGAtgaacatccttcttctcctcctgaagggtttatcactgtttttagggatcaaatcttaggcggtcttcgctttcctttgcatccttttttctccaagttgagtcagtattgcggtatcggtatctctcagtttgcccccaaCGTATTCTGAGCGGTCTGCGGAgccatcatcttgtgccgcatttatcaaattcccttgaccgctaaactattccatcacttctattccttccggcgagccgaagcgggggtattcaacgttcttttcttcctcaagcccccTGCCCCCTTAACCGGGCCTTCTCAATGGCGTTCCCTCCTCGCGTCGGACTTCCCTTCGCATGTCCATGAACCTGCCTGCTCCGCAGCTGCGGACAAGCTGAGAGGTGTTGTTGTTCGCCTGTCTGtgctgatgcta is a window encoding:
- the LOC121980539 gene encoding uncharacterized protein LOC121980539 isoform X1, encoding MEGHLDDLEDWEILSVKNSAEDGIIEFDNCILDSGEKGQEGAAWFEFADDEGSKLEDSDNPVSVDPQSNSHFSDHLGRSCSGDSLDNRRLRFVIPKDEHEITNREEEEEEEEEAVVPEGTGEIEGRMAGFAVTDEEDSGVHTSTQDASCDSSVKMDDEKKGVLWWKLPFELLPFSKVKPAWPISIAAAVLGFWMLRKTVYRKKQKIQIAPLITSLDEKLQKPPQLNIQAGRLNEAFFIARRVVVTRSSQSAGNLIPLPVVDIH
- the LOC121980539 gene encoding uncharacterized protein LOC121980539 isoform X2, whose product is MEGHLDDLEDWEILSVKNSAEDGIIEFDNCILDSGEKGQEGAAWFEFADDEGSKLEDSDNPVSVDPQSNSHFSDHLGRSCSGDSLDNRRLRFVIPKDEHEITNREEEEEEEEEAVVPEGTGEIEGRMAGFAVTDEEDSGVHTSTQDASCDSSVKMDDEKKGVLWWKLPFELLPFSKVKPAWPISIAAAVLGFWMLRKTVYRKKQKIQIAPLITSLDEKKPPQLNIQAGRLNEAFFIARRVVVTRSSQSAGNLIPLPVVDIH